A genomic segment from Janthinobacterium sp. 64 encodes:
- a CDS encoding NAD(P)H-dependent glycerol-3-phosphate dehydrogenase: MQVSPEVTPDSIPAARKITVLGAGAWGTAVAMALAGRHDVLLWGRNGEAMAAMAASGENSYLPGFPLPPQLRISADFDAAVAHAAGEHGLLIAACPVAGLRPMLHQLKDQLKNKAIANLVWLCKGFEGGTGLLPHQIVQEVLGDTVPGGALSGPSFAQEVARGLPCALTIASHSAALRSAVVSALHGGTIRVYASDDLVGVEVGGAVKNVLAIATGVADGLGLGLNARAALITRGLAEITRLGTALGGQTETFMGLTGMGDLILTCTGDLSRNRRVGLGLAQGKALETIVAELGHVAEGVPCAKAVRELARRMGVDMPITNAVAGVLFDGDVPHVMVQQLLSRDPRAEAA, encoded by the coding sequence ATGCAAGTTTCTCCTGAAGTCACTCCCGATAGCATTCCCGCCGCCCGCAAGATCACCGTGCTGGGCGCCGGCGCCTGGGGCACGGCCGTGGCCATGGCCCTGGCCGGCCGCCACGACGTGCTGCTGTGGGGCCGCAACGGCGAGGCCATGGCCGCCATGGCCGCCAGCGGCGAAAACAGCTATTTGCCCGGTTTCCCATTGCCGCCGCAACTGCGCATCAGTGCCGATTTCGACGCCGCCGTCGCGCACGCCGCTGGCGAACACGGCCTCTTGATCGCCGCCTGTCCCGTGGCGGGCTTGCGGCCCATGCTGCACCAGTTGAAAGATCAGTTGAAAAACAAGGCCATCGCCAACCTGGTGTGGCTGTGCAAAGGCTTTGAAGGCGGCACGGGCTTGCTGCCGCACCAGATCGTGCAGGAAGTGCTGGGCGACACGGTCCCCGGCGGCGCCCTGTCCGGTCCTTCGTTCGCGCAGGAAGTGGCGCGCGGCTTGCCGTGCGCGCTGACCATCGCCTCGCACAGTGCCGCCTTGCGCAGCGCCGTCGTCTCGGCCTTGCATGGCGGCACCATCCGCGTGTATGCGAGCGACGACCTGGTAGGTGTGGAAGTGGGCGGCGCCGTGAAAAACGTGCTGGCCATTGCCACCGGCGTGGCCGACGGCCTGGGTTTGGGCTTGAATGCGCGCGCCGCGCTGATCACACGTGGCCTGGCGGAAATCACACGCCTGGGCACGGCCCTCGGTGGCCAGACGGAAACGTTCATGGGACTGACGGGCATGGGCGACTTGATTCTGACGTGCACGGGCGACCTGTCGCGCAACCGCAGAGTCGGCCTGGGCCTGGCGCAAGGCAAGGCGCTGGAGACCATCGTGGCCGAACTCGGTCACGTGGCCGAAGGCGTGCCCTGCGCCAAGGCCGTGCGCGAACTGGCGCGCCGCATGGGCGTCGACATGCCGATCACGAATGCCGTGGCCGGCGTGCTGTTCGATGGCGATGTACCGCACGTGATGGTGCAGCAGCTGCTGTCGCGCGATCCGCGCGCCGAGGCAGCTTGA
- a CDS encoding SH3 domain-containing protein: MLKSALLSKFRWIAGTVLLLATAASHAVDFKTVGAAPVILYDAPSAKGGKLYVAPRGMPLEVVLSYGEWVKVRDASGEMAWTEAKGLSAKRNVVARAANLKVRASPDDTASAILLVDKGVLLEMSEQPSSGWVKVRHKDGQSGYVKTSEVWGL; the protein is encoded by the coding sequence ATGTTGAAAAGTGCGCTCTTGAGCAAGTTCCGCTGGATCGCCGGCACCGTGCTGCTGCTGGCCACCGCCGCCAGTCACGCCGTCGATTTCAAAACGGTGGGCGCCGCCCCCGTGATCCTGTACGACGCGCCGTCCGCCAAGGGCGGCAAGCTGTACGTGGCGCCACGCGGCATGCCGCTGGAAGTCGTGCTCAGCTACGGCGAATGGGTCAAGGTACGCGACGCCAGCGGCGAAATGGCCTGGACCGAAGCCAAGGGCCTGTCGGCCAAGCGCAACGTCGTGGCGCGCGCCGCGAACCTCAAGGTTCGCGCCAGCCCCGATGACACCGCCTCCGCCATCCTCCTCGTCGACAAGGGCGTGCTGCTGGAAATGAGCGAGCAGCCGAGCTCCGGCTGGGTCAAGGTGCGCCACAAGGATGGCCAGAGCGGCTACGTCAAGACCAGCGAAGTGTGGGGCCTGTAA
- the secB gene encoding protein-export chaperone SecB, translated as MSDENLQPVFQIQRVYLKDMSLEQPNSPAIFLEQEAPAIEVALDVGAAPLADGIFEATVTITVTAKVGEKVAFLVEGKQAGIFEARNIPADQLDPLLGIGCPNIIYPYLRANIADVITRAGFPPVHLAEINFEVFYQQRLQAIADAAAAAPAGDATTH; from the coding sequence ATGTCTGACGAAAATCTGCAACCAGTCTTCCAAATCCAACGCGTCTACCTGAAAGACATGTCGCTGGAACAACCAAATTCCCCAGCTATTTTCCTGGAACAAGAAGCGCCAGCCATCGAAGTGGCACTGGACGTGGGCGCTGCGCCTCTGGCCGACGGCATCTTCGAAGCCACCGTGACCATCACCGTCACCGCCAAAGTCGGCGAAAAAGTCGCTTTCCTGGTTGAAGGCAAGCAAGCCGGTATTTTCGAAGCACGCAACATTCCTGCCGATCAACTCGATCCGCTGCTGGGAATCGGCTGCCCGAACATCATCTACCCTTACCTGCGCGCCAACATCGCCGACGTGATCACCCGTGCCGGCTTCCCGCCAGTGCACCTGGCCGAGATCAACTTCGAAGTGTTCTACCAACAACGTCTGCAAGCTATTGCTGACGCTGCCGCCGCTGCACCAGCAGGCGACGCGACGACGCACTAA
- the grxC gene encoding glutaredoxin 3 yields MTVPVIVYSTAVCPYCVRAERLLEAKGVTVQKIRVDLDPEERIKMMERTGRRTVPQIYVGDTHVGGFDDLYALDQAGKLDPLLNGTAA; encoded by the coding sequence ATGACCGTACCTGTAATTGTGTATAGCACCGCCGTGTGCCCGTATTGCGTGCGCGCCGAGCGCCTGTTGGAAGCCAAGGGCGTGACCGTGCAAAAGATCCGCGTCGACCTCGACCCGGAAGAGCGCATCAAGATGATGGAACGCACGGGCCGCCGCACGGTGCCGCAGATCTATGTGGGCGATACCCACGTGGGCGGTTTCGACGATTTGTATGCGCTCGATCAAGCCGGCAAGCTGGACCCCTTGTTAAATGGCACGGCAGCCTGA
- a CDS encoding rhodanese-like domain-containing protein, with product MKFIIDHIFLFAIVIISGGALLWPLLSMRGKRATVLEVTQLINRGKTIIVDVRSAEEFATGHLPDAKNMPLPELAKRLGELEKFKTRPIVVVCQKGSRSATAVGLLGKAGFAEATSLEGGIDEWKKQGLPLKTLSLAK from the coding sequence GTGAAATTCATTATCGACCACATTTTTCTGTTTGCCATCGTCATTATTTCCGGCGGCGCCCTCCTCTGGCCACTGCTGTCGATGCGCGGCAAACGCGCGACCGTGCTGGAAGTCACGCAACTGATCAACCGTGGCAAGACCATCATCGTCGACGTGCGCAGCGCGGAAGAATTCGCCACGGGCCACTTGCCTGACGCAAAAAATATGCCGCTGCCGGAACTGGCAAAACGCCTGGGCGAGCTGGAAAAATTCAAAACGCGCCCCATTGTAGTGGTTTGCCAGAAAGGTTCGCGTTCGGCAACGGCCGTCGGCCTGCTGGGCAAAGCCGGTTTCGCCGAGGCAACGAGCCTGGAAGGCGGTATCGACGAATGGAAAAAGCAAGGTTTGCCGTTGAAAACCTTGTCGCTGGCGAAATAA
- the gpmA gene encoding 2,3-diphosphoglycerate-dependent phosphoglycerate mutase, with product MYKIVFMRHGESTWNLDNRFTGWTDVDLTEKGVNEARAAGQILKQEGFTFDVAYTSVLKRAIRTLWLALDEMDMMYLPIKNDWRLNERHYGALQGLDKGETAAKYGDEQVLVWRRSYDTPPPPLEANDDRASFNDPRYAGLPQASIPLTECLKDTVARVMPAWDEEIAPAIRAGKKIIISAHGNSLRALIKMLDGISDSDIVGLNIPNGQPLVYELDADLKPIRHYYLGDPAAIAAAQAAVANQGKAK from the coding sequence ATGTACAAAATCGTTTTCATGCGTCACGGCGAATCCACCTGGAATCTCGATAACCGCTTCACCGGCTGGACCGACGTCGATCTGACGGAAAAGGGCGTCAACGAAGCCAGGGCCGCCGGCCAGATCCTCAAGCAGGAAGGTTTTACGTTCGACGTGGCCTACACTTCCGTCCTGAAGCGCGCCATCCGCACCCTGTGGCTGGCGCTCGACGAGATGGACATGATGTATTTGCCGATCAAGAACGACTGGCGCCTGAACGAACGCCACTACGGCGCCCTGCAAGGCCTGGACAAGGGCGAGACTGCCGCCAAGTATGGCGACGAGCAGGTACTGGTGTGGCGCCGCAGCTACGACACGCCACCGCCGCCGCTGGAAGCGAACGATGACCGCGCCTCGTTCAACGATCCGCGCTATGCCGGCTTGCCGCAAGCGTCGATTCCGCTGACCGAATGCCTGAAAGACACCGTGGCGCGCGTGATGCCGGCCTGGGATGAAGAAATCGCCCCGGCCATCCGCGCCGGCAAGAAGATCATCATTTCGGCCCACGGCAACAGCCTGCGCGCGCTGATCAAGATGCTCGATGGCATCAGCGACAGCGATATCGTCGGCCTGAACATTCCGAACGGCCAGCCGCTCGTGTATGAACTGGACGCCGACCTGAAACCGATCCGTCACTACTACCTGGGCGACCCGGCAGCGATTGCGGCAGCGCAAGCGGCCGTGGCGAACCAAGGGAAGGCCAAGTAA